From Acidobacteriota bacterium, a single genomic window includes:
- a CDS encoding M1 family metallopeptidase, giving the protein MPSPRPRLVLVLSLLLVAAVLAPPKTAAGQDFSRDKFRQLEEILPTPNAYRTASGAPGHGYWQQRADYRMEIRLDDEEQRIEGSETVSYHNQSPDTLRYLWMQLDPNLFDPQRISALATLAPDFEDLSYKDFAEILSRRGFRGGITIHRVADAAGKPLPHAEVETMMRIDLPEPLGPGKSTSFEVDWSYPLNDAKTMGGRSGYEYFEEDGNYIYEIAQFFPRMAAYTDSGGWQHKQFLGRGEFTLELGNYEVHITVPDDHVLAATGVLQNPDEVLEPAWRRRLEQAESADKPVFVVTQEEAEANEASRPGGEKTWIYQAENVRDFAFASSRKFIWDAQQIEQGGNRVMAMSLYPNEAEPLWSHYSTHAIIHTLEVYSRYTFPYPYPVAISVNGPVGGMEYPMICFNGPRTDDDGTYWDGAGKDRQHWRLSKYGLISVIIHEVGHNFFPMIVNSDERQWTWMDEGLNSFLQFLSEQEWEADYPSRRGEARDIVEFMSSTDQVPIMTNSESLLQFGNNAYAKPATALNILRETILGRELFDFAFREYARRWRFKRPMPADFFRTMEDASGVDLDWFWRGWFYTTDAVDLGIADLHLYELDTRDPEVENQRRRQRDEEEPESITEQRNGDITRRIDRHPDLRDFYTDEYDRYAVTESQRGEYEKLLENLDPSERELLATDARFYVLELENVGGLVMPAILAIEYTDGSSEELRLPAEIWRHDPERVRKLLVREQEIVSIVLDPHRETADIDLDNNHWPKQAVKSRFQLFKHEQEKNPMQEAAETKKGGGRRR; this is encoded by the coding sequence ATGCCGTCACCTCGTCCGCGCCTCGTCCTCGTCTTGAGCCTGCTTCTCGTCGCCGCTGTGCTGGCCCCACCGAAGACCGCCGCAGGGCAGGACTTCAGCCGCGACAAATTTCGCCAGCTGGAAGAGATTCTGCCCACTCCCAACGCTTATCGCACCGCCTCCGGCGCGCCGGGCCACGGCTATTGGCAACAGCGGGCGGATTACCGCATGGAAATCCGCCTGGACGACGAGGAGCAGCGCATCGAAGGCTCCGAGACCGTCAGCTACCACAACCAGTCGCCGGACACCCTGCGCTATCTGTGGATGCAACTCGATCCCAATCTCTTCGATCCGCAGCGCATCAGCGCCCTGGCGACCCTGGCGCCGGACTTCGAAGATCTCTCGTACAAGGATTTCGCCGAGATCCTCTCCCGGCGCGGCTTCCGCGGCGGCATCACCATCCACCGCGTCGCCGACGCCGCCGGAAAGCCGCTGCCCCACGCCGAGGTGGAAACCATGATGCGCATCGACCTGCCGGAGCCCCTGGGCCCCGGGAAGAGCACCTCCTTCGAGGTGGATTGGAGCTATCCCCTCAACGATGCCAAGACCATGGGCGGACGATCAGGCTACGAATACTTTGAGGAGGACGGCAACTACATCTACGAGATCGCCCAATTCTTCCCACGCATGGCCGCCTACACCGACTCCGGCGGCTGGCAGCACAAACAATTCCTCGGGCGCGGTGAGTTCACCCTCGAGCTGGGGAATTACGAGGTCCACATCACCGTCCCCGACGACCACGTGCTGGCCGCCACCGGCGTGCTGCAGAACCCCGACGAGGTCCTGGAGCCCGCCTGGCGCCGGCGGCTGGAGCAGGCGGAAAGCGCCGACAAGCCGGTCTTCGTGGTCACCCAGGAGGAGGCGGAGGCCAACGAGGCCAGCCGCCCCGGCGGCGAGAAGACCTGGATCTACCAGGCCGAGAACGTCCGCGACTTCGCCTTCGCCAGCTCGCGCAAATTCATTTGGGACGCCCAGCAGATCGAGCAAGGGGGCAACCGGGTGATGGCCATGTCCCTCTATCCCAACGAGGCCGAGCCGCTGTGGAGCCACTACTCCACCCACGCCATCATCCACACCCTCGAGGTCTACTCCCGCTACACCTTCCCCTACCCTTATCCGGTGGCCATCTCGGTGAACGGCCCGGTGGGGGGCATGGAGTACCCGATGATCTGCTTCAACGGGCCGCGCACCGACGACGACGGCACCTATTGGGATGGCGCCGGCAAAGACCGGCAGCATTGGCGGCTGTCGAAGTACGGCCTGATCTCGGTGATCATCCACGAGGTCGGGCACAACTTCTTCCCCATGATCGTCAACTCCGACGAGCGCCAATGGACCTGGATGGACGAAGGGCTCAATTCGTTCCTGCAATTCCTCAGTGAGCAGGAATGGGAGGCGGATTACCCCTCCCGCCGCGGGGAGGCCCGGGACATCGTGGAGTTCATGAGCAGCACCGACCAGGTGCCCATCATGACCAACTCGGAATCGCTGCTGCAATTCGGCAACAACGCCTACGCCAAGCCCGCCACCGCCCTCAACATCCTGCGGGAGACCATCCTCGGCCGCGAGCTCTTCGACTTCGCCTTCCGCGAGTACGCCCGGCGCTGGCGCTTCAAGCGCCCCATGCCAGCGGACTTCTTCCGCACCATGGAGGACGCTTCCGGGGTCGATCTGGATTGGTTCTGGCGCGGCTGGTTCTACACCACCGACGCGGTGGACCTGGGCATCGCCGATCTGCACCTCTACGAGCTCGACACCCGTGATCCGGAGGTCGAGAATCAGCGCCGGCGCCAGCGCGATGAGGAGGAGCCGGAGAGCATCACCGAGCAGCGCAATGGCGACATCACCCGGCGCATCGACCGCCACCCCGATCTGCGGGATTTCTACACCGACGAATACGACCGCTACGCCGTCACCGAGAGCCAGCGCGGCGAGTACGAGAAGCTGCTGGAGAATCTCGACCCGAGCGAACGAGAGCTACTGGCCACCGACGCCCGCTTCTATGTCCTCGAGTTGGAGAATGTCGGCGGGCTGGTGATGCCCGCGATCCTGGCCATCGAATACACCGACGGCAGCAGCGAAGAGCTTCGTCTGCCGGCGGAGATCTGGCGCCACGATCCGGAGCGGGTTCGCAAGCTCCTGGTGCGGGAGCAGGAGATCGTCTCCATCGTCCTCGATCCCCACCGGGAGACCGCCGACATCGATCTGGACAACAACCACTGGCCCAAGCAGGCGGTGAAGTCCCGCTTCCAGCTGTTCAAGCACGAGCAGGAAAAGAACCCCATGCAGGAAGCGGCGGAAACAAAGAAGGGCGGCGGGCGCAGGCGGTGA